One Acropora palmata chromosome 2, jaAcrPala1.3, whole genome shotgun sequence genomic window, ATTTTCTCAGTGATGTGTTGACAAGTGCCTGAGAGTAAGCTCATTTGCCATGGTGACCTTCATGCCAATCAAGGGAGGGCTTCCTCCTCTGTTGCTacctttaaccctttcccgtccaagggattccccattgacgagtaaaatcgtctggcgttagacagagtaaaatctataagtgccctgagcgctcattcggcagttaaggggttaatggggacatagtttttaacgttgttaaccctttccgtccaaggggttccccattgacgagtaaaatcgtctggcgttagacagagtaaaatctataagtgccctgagcgcccatgtggcagttaaggggttaaggcACTTACCCTCCAATTAATTGGCCTGCATAGTGTTTTAAgcactcaacaaattgactgatcatggaaagaaaaaatcaacTGGTATAAGGTATGGATATTCGTTAGTAATAATCCAGACTATCTGAtctaaagaatgaaaaaaataaaaaatttgtatGCTGACACGTGGGTCTTTTAGAAAACATTTCAGGAATGCTACTGCATATTTGATGCTTCAGAGTTTCCTTTAATCCTATTATGTTTAAATTTCCGTTCTATCAAATGCAGAATTTTGTGGTTGACAATACTACCTGCAGCCAACCAGGAGTTTTTGATGGTGAAAATGCAACCCTGTTGAATGAGGTAATATGCGAGCATCTCCTTCGACAAGGGAGACTGGAAATATCAGAACAAATGACAAAGGTAATATTTCGTGGTTGTAAAATTACATAGCTATagcctttttgtttcacttgctGTAATTAGATAaatcaagttttcaaaaaaaatattcaattgTCAGTTACTGACTTCTTAGATCttgaaaaatgactgaaaTATAATGGAGATATGTATGTAACATGTACTGAAATCATGCCAAAAAGAGGAAACTACTGGTCAcatcaaattctttttttgtaggAAGCTAATCTTCAATTAAATGATTCCAGAAAAGAACCTTTTACTGAACTTAATAGGATCCTGGAGGCCTGCAGAGAAAGAAACCTTGATCCAGCACTTCAGTAAGGGcattgttaaaattttaatgttttgatAGTCTAATGACTTGTTTATCACCATACAGTAAAACGATGGCCTCAAACGTCCTcgaattttcattcattctcAGAAAAATGAAGGcaatttgattgttttcattgttcttttccttgaatgtttgtgtgcaactagctatgatgatgataatgtgGCTGTTGGCATAGATAATAATTCATTTTATGAACTGGAGTGCTTCTGAGGGATTTCTACTGTTTCTTCTCCGGTAAAAATTGTAATGATTTCATGTGTGTTTGAGATcaccaatcagctgctgacatgTCCCTTGCTCTATTAATTGGcaccatgaatgaatggcaacacATTCTCTCtttgaaacatgaaaaaagtaGGCTTCCTCTTGTTAGTAAGGTGTTTATATAGTAAGGCCTTTCTCATGGTGCAAACCACCTTGTCAGTTTGCATGATGTCATGTATGTTACAATACTGTAAATGTTTTCTATATGATCATTTAGATGGGCCCAAGCTAGACACGAGGAGTTAAGGCTCAGAGGGAGCTCTTTAGAATTTAGgcttcaaaaattaaaatttcttgaTCTCCTGAAAGAAGGACGTCACAAGGATGCTCTGGTATATTCCAGGAATTTTGCTCAGTTTGCCTCTGACCACACTAAaggtacaaaaacaaatttgttcTTGGTTAGTCACAGTTTGACTTCAGAATCATCATGGATCTGCATGTAGATGTCAAACAATCATGATAAGctttttgttattaattttttcattaatttgtgtTATTGCTTTGCTATAATGTGCAGAATCTGTCCTCATagctcttcctcttcttcttcttcttcttctgctctCTCATACAGTAGAAGTGATAAAACATtgattacagaaaaaaatgtttaatcCCATAAATTCCTTTAACTAATGTTTTTATGAATCAGTTTATAATTCTCAACTTGGTTACAGGATGTAATAAAAATTGTGGTATTCAGTTATCACCATCTTGATATCAAGGGCACTTACCAATTCTCATTTTTCGTCCATTTGTGTTATTATTCTGCTGTGATGTACAGAATCTGCTCTCATagctcttcttcttcttcttctttcgcTCTCTGTGTGGCCCAGTGAAGACGTGACAAACAAATGTACAGAAGATGTGATAAAACACTGTTAATagtaaaaaaatgtttaaatatcCCATCATTTCCTTTAACTAATGTTTTCATGAACCAACGGTCATTTACATTTCTCAACTTCATTACAAGGAGTAATGAAAGTCTTGATATTCAGTTTCTATCATCATCGTAATATTGAGGgtgcttaccatttgtcaAAACTTACCGGCTGACTCAGCCACCTTGCAAATTAAATGCATCAGTTCTGCCGAAGTGAGAGCTTTTTCCGGACAAACTGACCTTGACACATGACAAGATGACACATGACCTTGACACATGACGATGACGGTTGACAAGTTCTGTTAGAACTGAAAAATACCCTTCGCAGACTGACTGATCCAGCCAGCCGCTTCTGACAAATGGTATAATTGTTATAATGAGAACAGATGGGAAACGGATGCAAAAGATTTGGGGATGGAggctgaataatgaataatgagtAATGGaactaaatgaaaaataactaATGAATATTTGGGTTTCGAAAAtcatgaattttgaattatGAACTATGAATTATGAAAAACCAACAAGAACTGATAAGAATAACTTGAAGAactaataatgaataattgaaagaaaaacccAGAGAATAGCGAATATGCTATGATATGCAGTTACCAACCATTACCTGATAAAtcagacttttttttcttgcatgcATCACTGTAAAGTATTCTTTGTTCTATAGATGTACAGCAGCTGATGGCCTGCCTCTTATACAGCCAGACAGGATTAGAAAACTCACCATATGCCTCATTACTAGATCCAATACATTGGGTGGACATCTGTGATGTTTTTGCTAGGGATGCCTGTGGTTTGTTAGGTCTGTCTTTGGAGAGTCCCTTGCAAGTCTGCGTCACTGCTGGCTGTATTGCTTTGCCATCACTTCTCCAAATTAGACAGGTGATGCAACAGCAACAGGTCTCTGGTGTCTGGACATCAAAGGATGAACTGCCGGTATGTTAATTTCTAAGTAAATTACTTTTAGTACAGCAGTTTTGTTAAAACCAAAACTGTACAATGTGTCGCAATCTATTCATTTGATTTTGCTCGCTGTTAACTTTACAGATGGAGGTTGACCTTGGCCCGCAGTATCGTTACCATTCATTGTTTGCCTGCCCAATTTTACGAGAACAGTGTTCAGATACCAACCCACCTGTCCGTCTGTCCTGTGGTCATGTGATATCTAAAGATGCCCTAACTAAGCTCACTCATGGAAACAAGTATGTGCATGCAATCATATGCTCCACACAGTTTCACCCCTCTAACCTCTCAGCAACTTTGAATTCCCGTCAGCTACATTTCCATTCAACCCCCTctccaaacaaaaagaagGCCGACTGTAAACTCCTTCTTGCTTTCATGACGAACAAACAATGCCGGTGGGCGTTATTAAAAGACCACGCTTATTAAAGATCAATTTACGACCTTAATTAAGGACTGAGCATAATGACTATAACTTAAATCTATGAGCGTCATGGGTTTCAAAATCAGTTcttaattattttggtttaaatttcttgcaatttttccGGTGAAATTACAAAACGTAGAAGAAGAGATTTGTTGAACAatttaactataaaaaattgcgataaagttgaaaagcttaaaaaattcaaaaccacCTTGGttttaaaagtttaaaaatgcgatgacgtttcgacgttcGCTTAACGttattatcaagtcaaaaatgagtaaaatgaGAACGAGTATAAATGTACAAGAATTCCTAAGAGACACGAATAAAAAAGTGAATGTTTGTAGTGATAATGTgcgaatattttatcattatcactacatattttcacttttttattcGTGTCTCTTAGGAATTCTTCTACATTTATattcgttttc contains:
- the LOC141874181 gene encoding E3 ubiquitin-protein ligase RMND5A-like — its product is MDSCQSVERELERLAKKYNNLGEHTDSSLTELIYQIVTIQEDLLKASKDGEVPPLQLHLLNQSCRKIKDTVSKVATEHKELHGGISKIGKAIDRNFVVDNTTCSQPGVFDGENATLLNEVICEHLLRQGRLEISEQMTKEANLQLNDSRKEPFTELNRILEACRERNLDPALQWAQARHEELRLRGSSLEFRLQKLKFLDLLKEGRHKDALVYSRNFAQFASDHTKDVQQLMACLLYSQTGLENSPYASLLDPIHWVDICDVFARDACGLLGLSLESPLQVCVTAGCIALPSLLQIRQVMQQQQVSGVWTSKDELPMEVDLGPQYRYHSLFACPILREQCSDTNPPVRLSCGHVISKDALTKLTHGNKVKCPYCPLEMTPNDAREINFY